The sequence CAGGGCACTTTGCCAGTGCACTTCACTGGTTACTGATAGAAGAGGATCTGTGGGTCTTGGGAGTTTGGAGCTGCGTATGTACCATCAGCACAGGCACATTCCTGCCTGCTTCCCTTCAACGATGCTCTTCTACGGAATGCATTCATCCCAGTCTTAGCTGAAGCAACCTTCCTCTTCCAGGCTCACCCCCTCTCCTCTTCGGCTACCAGTCTCCCTCATCGTCACCTTCTTGCCCCCTTCTCAGCTTTGAGTCCTAATCATGTACTGAAATTGCCCCTTTCTCACCCAGCCTTAGCCATGCACACAGTAGATTTTAAGAAGGCAAACGAAAGGGAAGGAACATTGCTCCAGGAGCTGCCCTCTCTTCCCATGCACAGGCCATTAGCACAGTTCAGTGAGAAGTTTGCCAGAAATTTTTAACAGgttgaaaacaaagtatttttgctgAACCTTTTTCGGGAAACTGTAGAGCCATTTTGGCAGAAACATAATTGGCACACAGAAATCCAAACAGAATGGTTGAAATCTGGCAAAGGTCTAAGGAACTGAAGACAGCATCCTCTAATGGGAAGTGTCAGACAATCTTAATAAGGCTACCAGTCCTGCCTGTAATAATACTGTAGAGGCCCAGAGCGGGAGGCACACAATGCTGAGAGGGGAAATGACAATTCTTTCATAATTAAATGCACAAGGTTTGTAAACAATGCTGATATCTTTAAAAagtacacattttaaaaacacttttatgTGCCAGTGTTTTAGTGTGTGTTAACAGCAGCGAATATGTTGTGTTGCATTGGATTAAGATCCTTCTTTCCGCAGGAAGTGTTTGCAGCCACCCCGTGTTCGGCAGAATCAAGTTTGTGTAAGATAAGAAACAGAGGAATGTCTGTGCCAGGTTGGAGCACTGGGCAAAATACACTAATCTCCTgttgcttcagaagaaaataaagctccTCTAATAACGGCTTACATAAATACACCCAGAGGTGAAGTGTCATCTTCGTCCCCAGGCAGAGTGGTTAGTTTTGTCCTGCCATGTGGAAGGGCTGGAAGATCATTCAGCGTGGCTCCTTGCTCCCTTCAGTGCTCGTCTAGATGATGATCTTACTATCcatgtaaatattttggttttgggaaGACACTGAAATCCTGATAATAGGGAAATTAGATAGGAAGATAAAATGTTGCTTATAATACCGTGAGGAATTACAGCCTGACAAGATACTGTCCTTAGATAAGTCTTGACCTGCAGAATactccttttgctttgcagcCTGCGGGGATTTTTTGCCTCTCTCaattcctgcctgctgccttgtGTTCTGCAGTGAGATAACTTTTCCTAGAGGCTGAAGGAGTTAATGCAGAAATAGATGACAGATTAGCCTGGGACAGGCTGTGATTTGGAGTAAGAGAGCTATCCCAAATAGCTGGCCAGCTGCCAAGCAGATAGGCGATTTGGAAGACATATCAGCAGAGCAGTGGGGTTCTCCGGAGCAGCTCTGGGTGAGGATTATCTGTCAATTTAACTGCTGTACTGTATAGTCTTGACTGACGTACCCAAAATGCCTTTAGcttatataaagaaaaatgattaGCAAACATGTATTTTATCTCTGGGCTGCTAATAAATTGAAGGAGAAACTCCTGTCTTCTTTCCctccaacacacacacataaaaaaataggggaaaatattttgattagaACATTTCcactcccttttctttttctcgTTACTGttctccagccagctgctgagctgATGAAAAGTGTGGAAGGGCTGCAAGAAGGgagattttctgaaaaatcaggcaCATTTCTATGGGAGTTGAATGATTCAAAATTGAGTTCCACATAATTTACTGGGGAACTCTTGCAATACAAATAAGAAGCCTGTCAAGCAGTGGTGCAGTTGAAGAGGCTATTTCCGTCTTAACTCTCCTGGGCACAGCTGGTAGGTGGGATGTTTCAAATGGGGGAAATTAAGAGTCAGGATACAGTGATTGAGCTCCCCATGATACCAGAtcagcattttggttttgtaggtACATAAAAATGCTACTATACTTTTGAATTGTGAATTTTAGTTATTGCAAGCaattaaaagctgctttttggttttttaccaGCAGTTCGGTGACCTAGATGACACAAGTGAATGGCTTCAGTCCATTTCTCTTTGAACAAGGAACCACACTGAAAATATTGCCATTACGCTGGACTTCCTCACTGGCAGTCTCAGCTGGGAGGAGGACTGAAAGGGTTAGAACAGCCAACTTTCTTTCATGTCCtcctttctgcaaaattttcCGCTGTTGCTAATATCTGCCAGAGCAACACCAAGAACGTTAGCGACAGGAAGATGCTGGGGCAGCCGTAACTGCTGGAGTTGTCAAACTTGCTGATTCTTTTGCCAGGAGACACCTGGAGCTGTGGCTGTCCTGGCATACTCGGTGTTGCTTGAGTGGAACTCTACAAGTGGGAAGGTCTCCAGACAAAAGGCCAGTGTTGACATAGTTGCGGTCTCTCCAGGCCATGGTTGAGACACATCACTAGGGTGGTATGAGGGGAAGTTTCCATTAACCATTGTTCCCAGCTTgcatccaccaccaccaccgtgGAGTTCTGCAGCTGGATTTCCAAAAGAGCTTAATGCTCGAAGAGCTCTTGTTTCAGCAACTTAAATAGAGGGGCTAAGTTCTTTCCAAAACACTTGGCAGTCGTCAGCCCCCATTGAGAGCAAAGCTAAGCACATTAAACAGTCCAGCCACTTCACTGCAGTGAAAATTTGGCCGCTGGTTAAATAATACAGAGACTGGCAACAAAGGCACCTGGCTCCTGATGCTGAGCAGTGAGGTGCTGTACCTTTGCCTGGCCTTGGCGGCTGGTGTTGTAGGCTTGCTCCTTGGCTGATTCCTTGTGCATTACAGCCTCAGACCAGCTCTTTCTCTGGATGTTGTGACAGCTGTGAAGCTTGCTGATGTGAGGATTAGTCGGCTGCTGGGCACATGACGTGCAGATTGCCGTGCTTATTTGACCTACCTCTGATTGCGAGGAATTTAGTGCATAAAAATAACACCCTGAACAAATTTGGCAGAAGGATGCACAGCTAAAGTGCCATGCGCACACAGGGAGAGGAGCTTGAAGAGCGATGTAACATGAGGCCACGTACTGTACTCCTGCAGGAATATCAGTGCCAAGTCCAGCGCAGCCCACGCTGTCGTCTTGGGTTATGACCAGTTCCAGCGGCACATAGATGTAATGGCCATTAGCCAGTAAACTAATGAAGACAGGTTCCTGGCTTGTATTATTGGCAAAACTtgacagaataaagaaaaagataccAAGTGCCAGGAGTTGCCTAATGTAAAACACTGGTCAAGGAAGTTCTGGTTTTTCTGCCTGGGGTTTTAGACACCCTTATTAACTCTGTCGTTCTCAGTGGAGTTACTGATCGTTTGCAGGAGCGTGACAGAACGGGGAGTCAGCCCGCATAGATGTTAGAGGTGCCAGCGTAGGAGTAACTTACAGGCAGCAGTCTCTGGGCTTAGGTGGTAACGCTTAGCTGTGTGCAtgatttttcaggctttgtgTTAGTGCGTAGCATTCACCTTGAACGAGCTTCGCGTTGGCACCTGGAGCATCTTCTGTTTGCTGAAGGACCGGGTCTTTAGTACTGAGAGCTTCTTAGGCCGGGGGGGTGAAGTGTGTGCACGCAGGGAGCGAGGCAGGATGCTGATGGCTGTAGGTTCTTCTCCCTGATCATGTCGGAGACACgttgctcttccctttttttgctATTGCAAGGGTAAAATGCAATACAATACCTTGGCTTCCCATgtttaaaaatggcatttttgcCATTTCCTTGTTAAGAGAGATTTTTCTTGAGGCTGATGATTACGAAGCTCATGTAATTGTGTAATATGGCACGTTGTAGGTAAATGATAATATGTAAACTGATACTGTGTATTTAGAACTTCAGCAATATTTAAATACAGGCTCTTTTGTGTAGGGCAATTAGGAAGCTGGGGCAGATTTCACAATCCGGTTGGCTTTTAGAAACACCCTGCATACTCAccagaaatactgtaaaagtaTTCAGAGCTAGTGTCCTGCTTCATATTATTCAGTATTACAGAATTTGCAAGATTTGTCTGCGCATATGTCTGTATTTTGTCTGCACTAAAGAAATACCTGGCTGCTCTGGTGCGAGTGCACTCACATCACAGGAAGCTTTCCTGCATTTAATCCTTTAAATAAGCCAGTTTCTGCCAGCCCATATATCTGAGATGAGATCAGCCATCCACTGAgagcggggctgcgcggggccgCGAGTGCGGAGCCGGTTGGGCTGGCTCGGAACAGCTCCTCGGCTGGGATCTCCGCAGCAGCTGCGCGGGCGcggagggggctgcgggggggggggggggggggcgcggcgggccgggccgggggagggggggctgcccgccggCTCGCTCaggcgccccccgcccgccctgcGGTTCCTCCGCGCTGCGCTTGCGGGAGCACGCGGGGCCTGGGCTGCGGAACGCGCCCCCGTCCCGCGCCGCCGGCTCGCCGAGGCGAGAGCGCCcccgggcgggcagcgcggggagaggctggtgctgcctgcccGCCTTGCCCGCCTgtctgccttgccttgcctACAGGCCCGCCTGCCTTGCCTTGCTTTGCCTTGCCCTCTTGCCTTGCCATGCCATGCTATGTCTTgccttgcctgcctgcctgccttgccttgcctaCAGGCCTGCCGCTGCCCCTGtggccagcaggcaggcaggccgTGGTTTCGATTCTATTAACGGGGCACAGCAGGAAACGTCAAGTTTTCAGCACCGGGGTGTTGGCAGCCGCGTGCCAGGTCcggaggcagaggaggaagcacGGTTGGTGCGGTGCGGGTAGCAGCATCCTTTCCTCTCGCTCACCGTCCCAtagatgtgtatatattttaataactttgatcctccttttctcttctcccGGGCCCTTACTAGCCTTTCCTGGAAGCAGATTTTATCAGTGCCATTTTAAAACTGGAGTTACAAAAGACAAGCTGTCTGTTAGCAAGGCCTGGTTTGTGCAGCACAAGTCCCTGGtgcattttctgtgcagttcCAATATTGTTGTTTTGATCttctatattaaaataaaaatgacattgTTAATACTGGCCTTGGTTTCGAATTAGAAATGACATTTAATGTTTACCATTTTACACCCTAAATATTGCAGATGTGGGCACAAATAAGGAAATATTATGCAGTCACAGGATGTTTGTGTAGTTATTATGAAAGCCGTCATATCTCTAAACTCAAAGTGAATTAGCTAATAGCCAAAATTATAAAAGAATATCTGCTTCAATCAGATGTCCTCCCTCTGAAGTCTCTAAGGCTTGTACTTCTGAGGGATgtgaaaacttctgaaaattctGCCCTGAGGGATATCCATGTTTAGGCAGCTGACTTTAGGATCCTATTTTTGGAACCTTTGGTTGAGATTTTAAATTGGATTTTTAATGGGAATGGTGCCTGAATTGATGTTGTAGAATCTTGAAGGCCATatctacaattaaaaaagtaaaaggaggGGGCAGTTATCATTCTTTTCTGGGGATAGACTcctttttattaacttttataTACCATAAAAAGAGCATTGTGGCATTCTTTCATTCTTGCAGAGCATCTCTAAGTAGTCACTGTAGCCTTTGGTGTTCCTAGTTTCCTTCACTGTCTTTTAGAATATTACTGATagtatttaatagaaaataatagtGGCCTTTGTGGAGTACTTCAGCACAGCTAGAAAGTACAATTTTGCAAGTACTGCACCATTGGTTGTAAGCTAAACGTACCCTCAGAGGTGTATATGGAGAAATCTGTGTATGAGAAATCTGGGAAGGACTGCAGATAAATCAGAGCTCAATGACAGTACTTATGATTTGTTCCTGAGGATGTGATCTTAATGAAGTGGCACAGGTTGGAGCAGCATGTCTTCTGCCTACAGTCTTGTGCAACTAAGTTGTTGGATTCAGTGATCTTAATTAGCAACCAAAATTAGGAACCAGTTCTGAAAATAATGGCATGAACATGTCTGAATCTGAACGTGCACCCTACAAAATGGACAATCTAATATTTAGCAAGAGTAGATACCAAATTCACAGTGAAAGCTTAAAAAGTTACTGCTTGTAAAGTATTTAGAAACGTTTTAAAATCCATGGTCAGTGatgttatttacttttttttttcttcccctaacATAGCTGAATTTAACCTTTATTTCTGTAGGTCAGATCTTGCCAGCAAACCGAAACACACCAAGTCCCATTGATCCTGAGACTATCCAAGTTCCTGTTGGCTACGAACCTGACCCTGCAGATCTTGCTCTTTCCAGTATTCCTGGCCAGGAGATGTTTGACCCTCGTAAGCGCAAATTCTCTGAAGAAGAACTGAAACCACAGCCGATGATTAAGAAAGCTCGTAAAGTCTTCATTCCAGATGACCTGAAGGTAAATTGGAACTGGTGACAAGCTTGTTTGTACAGACTGTGTGATCGTTACTCTGTGAGGTGCAGGTTTGGAGCGTGAATCTGTTTTCTCATGTAAGGTAAATCTGCCAAACTAAATACGACTTTGTTGTAGTATAAAACTGTTAACGGTTCTGAATAAGACAGAGGGGAGGATGTCCCTTATTAGTTATGCAACAGTTGAAATTCATGAGATCGATATTCATTTCCTTTGTATGCCAGAGACTTCCTGCGTGACCTTGGACAGGCTTACTTTGTCCCATATTTCCCACTTATGAAACACTCTGATCATGTTTCCATTTCCTCCATTCTCTGTCTCATCAGCACAGACTGTGAATTCTTCAAGGAAGAATCCATCTCTGACAGGGTCCATGGAGGTCCCTGATAATGTTAGAATTAAGtatattatgttttatttgGAAGTTTCTTTAGCTCTGTTTAATAATGAATGGGAACACTGCAGTAAACGCTACTAACCTAGGTGAAAGAATCAAGACTAGTTATAGGAAAACAACGTAATTATTCTCccaagaaatacattttaatgcagtatttaaaatataataatcatacattatttaaaaagatcaAGCATCCTTGTCTGTGCCTCTCACTGCTTGAGATGTGAAGAGCAAAGAGCAtgaggaaagcagaacaaactGATCAACTGATTCAGCTTATCAAACAACTGTGAAAATTGTCATTATTTGCAAAATTCTATTCTCAATATATGATTTCCAAGATGATCTTTTTTATCAGATATGGACAGTGCAGAATTTCATTCTGCTGTCGCTACTGCCGTCCAACACAGACTGAGGAGCTGGGAATCCCTGGCTGCGCGTGTGAAGAGGCTGGAATGCCACGTGTTTACACCAGATCGCTAGCATTCGGGAAAGAAGCCGATGCTATCCGCTGTCTGTATCCCTAAGGATACTGTTGTGCAAGctaaaagcacagaaatcacAATTCCAGTAGTGTTCAGGTGGTAGTTGGTGTCACTTTGTAATATCCTCAGCTTTCATTTAGAAAGATTTTATCTGTACTGTGCCGTTACTTACCTGGGCAAATTTTACTACTAGTGATGCTGTGTTGGCATCGTGGTGTGCTGAGAGGTCTGCCTGATGAGAGGTGTCTGATACGGAGATGTGGGTGTAAGGAGGCTGGAGTTCACTCCTTAGTGCCATTTGTCATTTTGTGGTATCTCCTAGGAATCCTAAAAGCAAACTTTTGCCAAAGATGCTGTTGGATGCTCCATGCTGAGGCGGAGAATACCAGTGTCGTGCATGCGGCAGTGGGGCACATAAGTTTTCAGCCTAAGACTGAACTAGAAGTTCAGGGTCTCTCGTTTCTCTGAGTTAATCACACTAGTTGCCCTTGACTCATTTCAGAGCGCTTGACCCaagtgctgcttctgccctggCATGTGGAACGGCTGTGGAGTTCTGGGGGATGGTAAGCAGATTAGGCCAGTCAATCGTCTCTGGGTTGCATGTGATTTTGAAATGCCAGCCTTACCTCTTTCAGGCCTGGATTAAAGGATTTGCCATAGcaatttgttaaaataaagagGGATGAAGCCTAGGTGGCACactaataaattatttaaagctgatttttatGGAGTGGAATGAGATGGGAAATTATAAACAAGATTTGGGTCATAGCTTTTTGCTGCACGCTTGTTTTTAAGAGGATTTTTGGAGGTCCCATCTAAGTACAGGTGAAGAGCAATTTAGAGATATGTTGGCTCCAAATCAACGTTGCTGCACACCTTGTTGAGCTAAACTAATATAAAGCAGTTCTAGGGTACTTCTAGCCGTTGTTTTGCCCTTCCTTGGCCTTACgcaagcagcaggagaagatGCAGAGCCCAGCGTTAGGCCTGGCATGCCGCGTGCTGCAAGGCCCAGGGCGGTGGGGCCTTCGCGCGCTCAGTGCCGCGTAGGCGCAGATGGCCCCCGTGCCCCGTAGCGGATGTGAGGCAGTGCTACCGTGCTTGGTGAAACGAGAGAGCCACGCAAGGACGTGCAAGCCCGCAAAACCGGGGGGATGActctgggaggggaaggctgAACTCTGCGACTTGACTTGAttttacctgattttttttttttgagggttgAATGGCGACATCACTCTTACTGTGCGGGGGACTGAATTTCACTTTTCATGAGAGATTCTGCCCGCATTGTATTTACTGAGTTGTTCCAAATTTCTGGAACTTAATTCCATTTCAAAGCAATGTTTAAGCTGCCGTTTCACTGAAGGCCACCTCCTTGGAAGAGTGGAAAAATCAGGTAAAACCAAGTCGTTATTAGAGTCTTTGAGGCACCAATGCAGTAAGGCAACCTCCTAGAGGCAATTCTTTAGGGATAACGCTTTGGGAATGTGTTAGCTTACGAAACTTCAGAGGTTAGTGGATCTATTTCtggcaaatgctttttttccatggTCAAAGCCTATTGTATTAATCTCTTTGCGGATGGTACCAAAGCAGCATCATCGTTGTGCCAAGGAATCCCCTTCCAGTGACTGGCTGTACTGGGGTGCAAACAGGAGCGCCTCGGGGCTCGGTAGAGAAAGAgctttgaacagaaaaaagaactgAACGGTGAGGTGAAATGGGTGATACCAACAAAAGGAGTGAACCAGATGTTGGCTGGCAAAGATGAGCAGGGACGTACAGGAGGTAATTAGTACTGCTCCAGCGACCGGTAGCGAGTGAGTCATGACGCGCGAAGGTGGGTATGCTAACTAGGTCAGCATAGATGGGAGGTGAATTGTACCGCTGCAATattgcttcagctttccttgGAGGAATTCACAGGCAAGACGATGAGGGGGTTAGCGTAAACATTTTGACAGAAACACACGCAGGCATCTGTGCGCTCTGGATGGATTATGCCATGTAAGTCTGTAACTTTTGTCCCAGCAGCGCCTGGCATTGTCAGGGCTCGCTGGGCCAGGCCAGCAGAATGCGAGTGAAGTCACCCCCGGGCCGGAGGCTGCGGCTAAGAGCACATCCTGGTGGCTGCTGGGTTTATTGAAATCTAAtatcttgtttgtttcttcctgtgtttaATGAGCAGGATGACAAATACTGGGCAAGGCGTAGAAAGAACAACATGGCTGCTAAGCGATCGAGGGACGCCCGGCGGCTGAAGGAGAACCAGATTGCCATCCGCGCCTCCTTTCTGGAGAAGGAGAACTCGGCTCTCCGCCAGGAGGTGGCCGACCTACGGAAAGAGCTGGGCAAATGCAAGAACGTCCTTGCAAAGTACGAAGCTCGACACGGCCCCCTGTAAATTCAAGGGGGGGggaagtggtttttttttttttcttttttctttctttttttttttttttgttgtgggttggCATTTGACTAGATGGACAATGTGTTTCCTGTTTGATAGCACCACACCCAAACCAACCTTTCTGTCTTCAGCACTTtaccagaagcagaaacaaaactgacttaacgttattttttttttgtttgcgTATGTGTGTACCTGCGTAtatgtgcacatgtgtgttCACATgtctgtatatgtgtgtgtgcgcttgtgtgtgtgcatgtgtgtgtgtgtgtgtgcgcgcgcacGCATCTCAGCACTTCCCATTTTTACGAAACCCTCTTCAAAGGGTGCCACATTTTTACCTGGACTGTTGAGAACCGCCATAGTAagctttttattatattttttcagtgctgcttcagAGTAGGGTTTTTATGTTATTGTAACCAGTTCCATCCTCCTGATTTACTTGGAAAGATCCCagtataaattataaaaaaaggaaaaaaaaaaaaaagaaaaaagaaaaaaaagtagatctCAAGTTTTTTTCGAGAGTAACAAGCTATTGTTTAAGTATGTCTAATCAGAAAAGTTAACATGCTAATAAAGTgcacaaataataatttagtactacactgcagaaatattaatttatagattgcttttgttgtattttaagttttggtGATAATTGTCTTCAGATTTAAAGTGCTGTTAGACTGAGTTAGCTATACTCATTATAGATCCCATAATGGCTTCTCTGTAGCTATTAAGATTCCTTTAATTTCCACAGACCCCAGGTAGGTAGGAGTACTATCGATAGACCACAGAGTGTGTGTTTTGCACTGTCTGTACCTGAAGCAATAATCCTATTGTACGCTAGCGCGCATGCTGCCCGGATGTTCCTAGTGGACGTAGGATGGTTTCCCTACCCAACAGGAGTTTTAATGTCTttaacaaaaagttaaaaagtaaaagacaCATTAACGTGAGCATGCTAATTGTATCCCTGCTCTAGGGTGCGCATGTATAAGAAGCAGGATAATTAGTTGAAACGAGAACAAAATTAATAGTATCAAATCAGATCCGATGTTGACATCAGAggggcttttctgttttcagttagTTACGCATTTCTTCAAGTTCCATTTTGTGATTAAAACTTAAATAAATACCTAAATTCAGTTGttttttcccatgttttgtaatgtattttctgtGGATTATatcttgctgttttaaaaaatcacttttattcAGTTAGAAGAAGTCACTGGTTTGCAAAGCCCATTTTTCCTAGTGGTTGTTGTTTTGAGTGTGACATGAACTGATGGTTCTGAACTCTGTTGTTTTAAACTATTTGCTTTTGAACACGTATGTTCTAATATAAAGTggacttctgaaaaatgaatgtaagAGACACTGGTGTATTTCAGAAGGGGACGGTGTTGTCATATACTGTGGTTAATCCAATCAATCTAAGTGTTTACTATAGACCAAAAGGATAGAtattataaaatgtataaagTTTATACAGAATAATTATAGTATGTTCGTTTTGTACAGTATTTTTCAAGTACAAATACTGacaatgtattttgaaagacatATATATAGCAAAAAGATAAAGCTATTccatgtttaaaatatatagcaAAGATATATATTCTCCATTATTGTACAGAAAGGAAATGCTTAggggtttgttggttgttggttgtttggggttttttttttaaatctttaatattttaagccTACCACAGGCACACTGGCATGTTCTGtgctttaaatgaaattttaatggAAGTAATATAGCTTTCCAGGATGTTCTGTATTACTGAAAAGGAGAGACTATTATTTTCCATCAGAATCACGTATATAAACTGTTTAACAGGGACAAAGCACAACATGGATTTTAGTCATATTGATTGGACAATACAATATTTTGTAAAGGCAGACAAATAATACATAACACACAAAAACCAGTCATTTCTAATCTGCTGCTGCTAGAATCTGtttccagctgaaatttttttaataaatagctCTGTTCATGTATACAGGTGTACGTACTGCATACGGTTATTAACATGTGAGGAAAATATGGTGCTACATGTCTTGCTCAcagttttctcagtgttttgacattattttcaaataaaaaggtTGTTCATTCCATTAAATCATTATTCATGCTTCAGGAGATTGTTACAAAGGATTCAACATTTTGTTCAGCATAAAAATACCCTCGCAtcaatggcattttttttccagtatttttcctcaAACGTGCCTGACTTGTCAGCATCCCTTAACGTGCAGTACTTGCCTGTGGACCATTTATTCAGCAAATGGAATTTCCATGTGCTGCAGCAAAGTTTAAAGTCTAGTAAGTTATTTTCTGAAGGTCAGTATGAGCCACTGGATGCGTGGGTAGAGAAATGCGCCTGACGGTGCTCGGCCCAGGTCAGTGCATCTGCTGTAGCCACTAcaaaataaactcttttttcccctttggaaGAAGTGTGACCATGGCAGGCCTTGGCCAGCGGCTGCTGCGCAGCGTTAGCAGCAACGTAGCACATCGCAGCGGCTTGTAGTCACCCTCACGCTGAGTGTCCTTGGGCTGGCGCTTGCACAGCAGGGATGGCGTGCGTGAGAGCCGCTGGTGCGTAGGAGCTAGACCAGCGGTAGGGCGCATTCTGACCACAAAAccttctttaaaatgtaaaaggcagcttggaaaaaaaaaagatcaatacATTTGCAGAtaattcctttgt comes from Falco naumanni isolate bFalNau1 chromosome 1, bFalNau1.pat, whole genome shotgun sequence and encodes:
- the HLF gene encoding hepatic leukemia factor isoform X1, with product MSRPLPLNPTFLPPTYGVLKSLLENPLKLPLAHEDAFGKEKDKEKKLDDDSTSTTVPQSAFLGPTLWDKTLPYDGDTFQLEYMDLEEFLSENGIPPSPNQHEHSPHQSGLQQATSASPSVMDLSSRASTSVHPSMVSQNCMQSPVRPGQILPANRNTPSPIDPETIQVPVGYEPDPADLALSSIPGQEMFDPRKRKFSEEELKPQPMIKKARKVFIPDDLKQDDKYWARRRKNNMAAKRSRDARRLKENQIAIRASFLEKENSALRQEVADLRKELGKCKNVLAKYEARHGPL